From the Eleutherodactylus coqui strain aEleCoq1 chromosome 7, aEleCoq1.hap1, whole genome shotgun sequence genome, one window contains:
- the LOC136573306 gene encoding myosin-9-like yields MGGEQSSEVQVTKEKAESETAEAEKATKVAEIGEKASKITPVSDTEVVQMNGSVSVVEGTEIGISAHATTEGQTEEMAPATVEQMSDVRCEVFNMEVELQNMTVRARDHKLFHTEMEDLVSSKDDGEKTVHELEKSTKALEQQAEELKVQVEKPDDKLPSTEDTKLHLEVNLQAVRARSDRDRQGCDELSEDKKKELVRQVRLERDPRAWSFDP; encoded by the coding sequence ATGGGAGGTGAGCAATCTTCTGAAGTTCAAGtgaccaaagagaaggcagaaagtgaAACTGCTGAAGCAGAGAAGGCCACGAAGGTAGCAGAGATTGGGGAAAAGGCCTCGAAAATTACTCCTGTCTCGGATACGGAAGTTGTGCAAATGAATGGAAGTGTCTCTGTGGTAGAAGGCACAGAGATAGGAATAAGTGCACATGCCACTACTGAAGGGCAGACTGAAGAAATGGCACCTGCAACAGTTGAACAGATGAGTGATGTACGATGTGAAGTATTCAACATGGAAGTTGAGCTTCAGAACATGACAGTTAGGGCAAGAGACCACAAGCTgttccacactgaaatggaggactTGGTTAGCTCCAAGGATGATGGTGAAAAGACGGTACATGAACTAGAAAAGTCTACTAAAGCCTTAGAACAGCAAGCAGAAGAATTGAAGGTTCAGGTAGAGAAACCTGACGATAAGCTACCATCCACAGAGGATACGAAGTTGCACTTGGAAGTCAACTTGCAAGCTGTGagagcacggtctgacagagatcGGCAAGGTTGTGATGAGCTGAGTGAAGACAAGAAGAAAGAACTTGTCAGACAAGTAAgactagaaagagacccccgagcctggagctttgacccttga